A portion of the Hyalangium minutum genome contains these proteins:
- a CDS encoding DEAD/DEAH box helicase has protein sequence MLEVLIEKQHYDGLCADLLYVLDEECRQRLNAGASEVFGSVKSLWEPFLDAIRTIAPEIGLTAGVSNARLLQEELFQMILRRMVKEGDLIFASDRQRARSRALEVAHYLRNLRQRTALKEQSGFRPRLVEMMKVEVRKRERPVRARTLDELLDALSELEYEQTADHLEALPPLQKLEELKEAFGAFLQRALPSPQFADFQMRAFEQLVTEAFLKQNAEPKAAVIAAGTGFGKTEAFLLPILFYSAYARLLKQHNVREEGDQDTSGIDALLLYPRVDLCDNQAERLLGYLYHLNAVLLEKFGKEALGGPLRLALAHGRINDTFRIRCPACLKEEKVAGVAWTENDKNKAFIRPKFRDTDRVESFFCDRKLEHQHVADMLVFQVYRESRDADLLITTVDTLHRRLMDHHGEASIFKSRKLPPRFVVLDEMHIYEGQHGAHVANILRRCRQRISHMRHAITVPPLFIGASATAGSPEQLAARMFGVPLDKIQLIQPGSDEKKTQGLEYFFFLRSPGNRLVEERLPPAVLADEAPDDDTQDDFPVPSQPPSPSHFVSERATMLQAAFALQHTMKAPGRVGAKRRTLGFVDSVDSAQRLGSQLDDAEWQDFGQGAIARKGAPPAGHQKPPLYAYRLPVGRPGAGLADLTNAIQASGAEISRGLAAPSSFALPQLGVGCIRQSLRDCHQPPHHLLERCQRYEQGECWFAMAHSGEEGLRPIPIQTHRSGRRGWGDAQRRWEDIDKDQWRLLITTSALEVGFDHPEIIATWQHHAPPSVASFVQRKGRGGRGLRDYPITMMVLGPNADDTYTFQNHLKFVDSADFSNYVDEENPSVRMQHVFSAVLDWCASQQGYQQVYTTYEFEPLLKALRQTEVRDWVSGCLDMRSKAIHDILTALHAYVAEVWHAPLDPSGKEFLGGDSVRPSDLFKPTAARKIGVWKDRLRSRTDVERTRQWLDAAERFFEGGDKRMRNVVDFCQYVPDALLKNPDMHIPATTLSTPVGRYVDMLERPQGRPLRWVAQEPTEFALRAFLPGGFKARYDGQLWMAPWQPSANLVTTGNVTWAATRAQIHELYKPGNPITLIDLLKEANLEEGTQRQILSAAGEDSVVVFPAGLEIRPLGRQMSRSFQLDETTKTIVPTKPQGATGTYTLLSRDPNVTPRTVVIPRRSQNRRLVVSSGTGLLTSISFHESFRLVVAYYANLVHCYPKDDEVRTIVVRFQDETVSKPLVAAMEVRSQCVEFVMRCREERLRGWSAAQRARAFWRRVSSEALEVLVVRRGLLPNMYLLPGMIDLLRWAEAKRRGRVGAFSERPPTDAELREAFTQPLPGQQEMARLIVQTSAPLAQVLQEAATWTDAHGARFTLADSLAVALARALGSHINVSPRALRRFVDVRGADIHVMLYDDIDGGSGNARRIAEEFSRWSPERLWQGVERALDCPAAGMDAAVATALSSRLSPDILSTMAHRNQLPEEWTAHLASPARARHRLRHLLETPALAAFYLYAHEEWRLLQEQLSAPPPHCAFVERIHCAPALDPRAEALRQQFLRRQDGLAELPARLQEMEPLCVAGCPECLTGALFEEERFIDRTFLQKLLTERTE, from the coding sequence ATGCTCGAGGTTCTCATCGAGAAACAGCATTACGACGGGCTGTGCGCCGATCTGCTGTACGTGCTCGACGAGGAGTGCCGCCAGCGGCTCAACGCGGGAGCGAGCGAAGTCTTCGGCTCCGTCAAGAGCCTCTGGGAGCCCTTTCTGGACGCGATCCGCACCATTGCGCCGGAGATCGGCCTCACCGCCGGAGTGAGTAATGCCCGCCTCCTTCAGGAAGAACTCTTCCAGATGATCCTGCGCCGGATGGTGAAGGAAGGAGACCTCATCTTCGCCAGCGACCGCCAGCGGGCGCGCAGCCGGGCGCTGGAAGTGGCTCACTACCTGCGTAACCTCCGCCAGCGAACTGCCCTCAAGGAGCAGAGCGGCTTCCGCCCTCGGCTCGTCGAGATGATGAAGGTCGAGGTCCGCAAGCGGGAACGTCCTGTCCGCGCCCGCACACTCGACGAGTTGCTGGATGCCCTGTCTGAGCTGGAGTACGAGCAGACCGCCGACCATCTCGAGGCGCTCCCGCCACTCCAGAAGTTGGAGGAGCTCAAGGAGGCATTCGGGGCGTTCCTGCAGCGCGCCCTCCCCTCCCCTCAGTTCGCGGACTTCCAGATGCGCGCTTTCGAGCAACTCGTCACGGAGGCCTTCCTTAAGCAGAACGCGGAGCCCAAGGCCGCCGTGATCGCCGCGGGCACGGGCTTTGGAAAGACCGAGGCCTTCCTCCTGCCCATCCTCTTCTACAGCGCCTATGCCCGGCTGCTGAAGCAGCACAACGTGCGGGAGGAGGGCGACCAGGACACCTCGGGCATCGACGCCCTGCTGCTCTATCCCCGCGTCGATCTCTGCGACAACCAAGCCGAGCGGCTCCTGGGGTACCTGTACCACCTCAACGCCGTTCTCCTCGAGAAGTTCGGCAAGGAGGCGTTGGGCGGGCCCCTGCGCCTAGCCCTCGCGCACGGCCGCATCAACGATACCTTCCGCATCCGCTGCCCGGCCTGTCTCAAGGAGGAAAAGGTCGCCGGCGTGGCCTGGACGGAGAATGACAAGAACAAGGCCTTCATCCGGCCGAAGTTCCGGGACACGGACAGGGTCGAAAGCTTCTTCTGCGATCGCAAGCTGGAGCACCAGCACGTCGCGGACATGCTCGTCTTTCAGGTGTACCGCGAATCGCGCGACGCGGATCTGTTGATCACCACCGTGGACACGCTGCACCGTCGGCTGATGGACCATCACGGCGAGGCTTCGATCTTCAAATCACGCAAGCTGCCGCCGCGCTTCGTGGTCCTCGACGAGATGCACATCTACGAGGGACAGCACGGCGCGCACGTGGCGAACATCCTCCGCCGCTGCCGCCAGCGCATCTCCCATATGCGCCACGCCATCACAGTGCCGCCTCTCTTCATCGGGGCTTCGGCCACGGCCGGAAGCCCCGAGCAGCTAGCCGCGCGCATGTTTGGCGTGCCCTTGGACAAGATCCAGCTCATCCAACCGGGCAGCGACGAGAAGAAGACGCAGGGGCTGGAGTACTTCTTTTTCCTGCGCTCGCCGGGGAACCGACTCGTCGAGGAGCGGCTTCCTCCCGCAGTCCTCGCGGACGAAGCCCCGGACGATGATACGCAGGACGACTTCCCCGTCCCTTCCCAGCCCCCATCCCCGAGCCACTTCGTCTCCGAGCGGGCGACGATGCTCCAGGCCGCCTTTGCGCTCCAGCACACGATGAAAGCACCGGGCCGGGTAGGGGCCAAGAGGAGGACGCTCGGCTTCGTCGACTCAGTGGACAGCGCCCAGCGTCTCGGCAGCCAACTCGATGACGCCGAGTGGCAGGACTTCGGTCAGGGAGCGATCGCGCGCAAGGGCGCACCGCCGGCGGGCCACCAGAAACCCCCGCTCTACGCCTACCGGCTGCCCGTGGGACGCCCCGGCGCGGGCTTGGCGGATCTGACCAACGCAATCCAGGCCTCGGGGGCGGAGATTTCCCGGGGCCTGGCGGCACCCTCCTCGTTCGCATTGCCACAACTCGGGGTGGGTTGCATCCGCCAGTCCTTGCGCGACTGCCATCAACCTCCCCACCACCTCCTCGAGCGCTGCCAGCGCTACGAGCAGGGCGAGTGCTGGTTCGCCATGGCCCACTCTGGCGAGGAGGGGCTGCGTCCCATCCCCATCCAGACACACCGCTCGGGCCGCCGGGGCTGGGGAGACGCTCAGCGGCGGTGGGAGGACATCGACAAGGATCAATGGCGGCTACTCATCACCACCTCGGCGCTCGAGGTTGGCTTCGATCACCCCGAGATCATCGCGACGTGGCAGCATCATGCTCCTCCGAGCGTGGCCTCCTTCGTGCAGCGAAAGGGGCGCGGCGGACGTGGGCTGCGCGACTACCCCATCACGATGATGGTGTTGGGACCGAACGCGGATGACACCTACACCTTCCAGAACCACTTGAAGTTCGTGGACTCGGCCGACTTCAGCAACTACGTCGACGAGGAGAACCCGAGCGTGCGGATGCAGCACGTCTTCTCGGCGGTCCTGGACTGGTGCGCTTCCCAGCAAGGCTACCAACAGGTCTACACCACGTATGAATTCGAACCGCTGTTGAAAGCCCTCCGTCAAACAGAGGTGCGCGACTGGGTCAGCGGCTGCCTCGACATGCGGAGCAAGGCGATCCACGACATCCTTACCGCGCTCCATGCGTACGTGGCGGAAGTCTGGCATGCGCCGCTCGATCCCTCCGGCAAGGAGTTCCTGGGCGGAGATTCGGTGCGGCCCAGCGATCTGTTCAAACCCACCGCCGCCCGGAAGATCGGCGTCTGGAAGGACCGGCTCCGGTCCCGCACGGACGTCGAACGCACGCGACAGTGGTTGGATGCGGCCGAACGCTTCTTCGAGGGTGGCGATAAGCGCATGCGCAACGTGGTGGACTTCTGCCAGTACGTCCCCGACGCCCTGCTCAAGAACCCGGATATGCACATTCCGGCCACGACGCTCTCGACGCCAGTGGGACGGTATGTAGACATGCTGGAGCGGCCCCAGGGGCGGCCGCTGCGCTGGGTTGCCCAGGAGCCCACAGAGTTCGCGCTGCGGGCATTCCTCCCCGGCGGCTTCAAGGCCCGCTACGACGGGCAACTGTGGATGGCTCCCTGGCAGCCCTCCGCCAACCTCGTGACTACGGGCAATGTCACCTGGGCGGCCACGCGCGCCCAGATCCACGAACTCTACAAGCCGGGCAATCCCATCACTCTGATCGATCTCCTCAAGGAGGCGAACCTCGAAGAGGGCACCCAGCGCCAGATTCTCTCGGCTGCGGGAGAGGACAGCGTGGTCGTGTTCCCCGCGGGCCTGGAGATCCGGCCGCTCGGCAGGCAGATGTCCCGCTCGTTCCAACTCGACGAGACAACGAAGACGATCGTCCCCACCAAGCCCCAGGGCGCCACCGGCACGTACACCCTGCTATCCCGGGATCCGAACGTCACCCCACGCACGGTCGTCATTCCCCGGCGGAGCCAGAATCGGCGGCTCGTGGTCTCGTCTGGAACCGGGCTGCTGACGTCCATCTCCTTTCATGAGTCGTTCCGGCTCGTCGTGGCGTACTACGCCAACCTGGTCCACTGCTACCCGAAGGACGATGAGGTCCGGACAATCGTTGTGCGCTTTCAGGACGAGACGGTTTCGAAGCCGCTAGTGGCGGCCATGGAGGTACGCAGCCAGTGCGTGGAGTTCGTCATGCGCTGCCGCGAGGAACGCCTGCGCGGCTGGAGCGCGGCCCAGCGCGCCCGAGCCTTCTGGAGACGCGTCTCCTCCGAAGCGCTCGAGGTGCTCGTCGTCCGGCGGGGACTCCTGCCGAACATGTACCTGTTGCCAGGAATGATCGATCTGTTGCGTTGGGCGGAGGCCAAGCGCCGGGGCCGGGTGGGTGCCTTCTCCGAGCGCCCACCAACGGACGCGGAACTGCGCGAGGCCTTCACCCAGCCTCTTCCCGGACAGCAGGAGATGGCACGGCTTATCGTGCAAACCTCGGCGCCCCTGGCCCAGGTGCTCCAGGAGGCCGCGACGTGGACGGACGCCCATGGCGCCCGCTTCACGCTCGCAGACAGTCTCGCGGTGGCCCTGGCACGCGCGCTGGGCAGCCATATCAACGTCTCGCCCAGGGCCCTGCGTAGGTTCGTCGACGTCCGAGGCGCGGACATCCACGTGATGCTGTACGACGACATCGACGGTGGGAGCGGCAACGCCCGGCGCATCGCCGAGGAGTTCAGCCGGTGGAGCCCGGAGCGTCTCTGGCAGGGAGTGGAGCGCGCCTTGGACTGCCCAGCTGCGG